A segment of the Salvelinus sp. IW2-2015 linkage group LG23, ASM291031v2, whole genome shotgun sequence genome:
AGGAGGGGGGAAACACTGATCCCATAGACGTTAAACATAATAatcaaataatactgtgaaagtgTCACTTTTTATTGGTAAATTGTCAAAAACTTAATGTAAATGCATTGCTGTTCAAATTGAACAGACTAACTCACACAGTTCAATATAAAAACAATACACCAGAAGAATAATTTAAAATACATATCACCTCCCTGATATGGGYTATTTATGGCATTTAGCTGTTGATAATGGTGATGTGATACCAACAAAAATACACCAATGATTTCTGCCTTGTGCTCCCAACTCAGCTCAAGTATTCTGTATTTCCATTTTATACAAAAAATGATATTTTTAAAGTAAATGGAAATCAACCCTTGATGCCAAATGGCTGTATAAACCTTTCCAGGTGGAATCTGCAAACCTCTCATATCTATGACAACATAATGAACACCCTTTTATGCAAATGAAGAAAATTGTGAACAAGTAGAAAAGAGAATATATATTAGAATAAATATGACTCTATACACAATCAGCTTGTCTACATTATCAATTTAATAATATTAACTTCTGATTAGGATGACCTTAACACAAATAATATCTCcatcacatttatcaaatgtgtgtatgaatgtgtacCAAATCCACCCTGATCAGGAATCCGGGGACTGTGAGTGGAGGTGTGGCCATGTGTATGAGGGCCCTGCTTGAAGTAAAGACAGTGACGGGTGGGGTGTGGTGGGGGAAGGTGAGTGGGTCAGCCTGTGCTTCTTGAGCTGGCCCAGCTCTCTGAAACAGCAGCCACACTGGGCACAGCGGTAGGGCCTCTCCCCAGTGTGGATGCGCTGGTGCTTATGCAGACTGTCCAGGTGGCGGAAACGCTTCTCGCAATACCTGCAGGGATATGGCCGCTCACCCGTGTGAATGCGCTGGTGTGTCTTCAGACAGTAGAAGCGACGGAAGCCCCGGCCACACACGTTGCAGCGATGCACCTTATCTGAGCTCTCCCTTCTGACTTCAAAAGCCCCAATAAGAACAGGGTCCCCTACAATAGGTGGGACAAAGCCCATGAAGTTACCATCATTGTCACCATCATGGTTATCGATGTGAGTTGGCATCTGTGGCGGCAGTTGTGATGATTCAGGGAGGTGTGACTGCAGCATACTAGGTAACTCAGGGTCGTTTTCAATTTTAACTGTTCCTTTGACTTCTTGCACCTCATCCAGCACCTGGATCAGGCCCAGGTCATTCACATTGCCTGCTGGGTGACTCGGACCCATCTCAAACTCAAAGTTGGTAATAGAGGTTCTGTGAGGGACCTCTGCTGCCACTGTTTCCCCCTCCTGCTCGTGTGGAATTCTTCTAGAGTCCTCTGATCCACTTGCACTGACTTTGTACTCTGAAAGAGATGAatgacatcatcatgaccagTGAGCAGGATACTTTTCACTTATTGAGTGCATGCAAGTATTGATGTCTATGTGTCCGGCGTAAGCCTACCTTTCTCTACAACTCCATCATCCGTGATGTAGAATTGATCCTCTGTATCCTCCTCAGTGTGTTGAGGTGAGCTTTCAACCTCTACTTGTGGCGCTTTGGATGTTTGTGAAGGATTGGAGCAAGAGACAGTGGAGGAGGATGTCCGTATTCCTCTCAAGCTTGAGCTGCTCCTGGGCCATTCATGCTGCACTGTTGGTAAGCAAAGACCTACACTAGGGAGTGACTTCGAAAACTGGGATCTTGTGGATGAGGCTCGAAACGACTTGGGCACACGGGTCGTGCCCCTATTCAGCATGCTGGATGGACTCCCCGTACCAGGACCTAATGTACCTGATCTAGGATGGTTGGGATTAAGGAGTAAACACTGTTTGATGTTGTTCTCGGCTGCTGTCATGTAGTACCGTACAGCGTTGAGTTCACCCTCTGATAGCTCAAGTCTCTCTCTCAAACTTTGGTTTTCCCGATGAGACTCAGCAGCAGCAGTCCGAGCTGCGGTCATTTTGATGCCGACTACTCTGGCAGTTTCCTTTAAAACGGTTTCAACTGCACACCTTACTGCCCGTTCGATGGTCGATGCAAGTTCATATTGGAGGAAAGAGACACTGGCCTCCATCGTCAGACTCATGGTAGTGATTAGCTAGATGGGACGTTTCCCAACAGTTCTAATAAGCAAGCTACAACAAGAGGCTCAGGATTCAGTCCTTGTTTTGTaagcaaggtagctagctaggtagcgttagctacGTAACTCCGCtacttagctaactaacgttaaatATCTAGCTAGCCGCTCTGGCATGATACACGAGTTACAGTCATTTTAAAGTTTTTAAATCAAACAACTAAATTACTCATACATTGAGTCAACTTGTTTCTCGGATGTTCTTACTCAAAAACGTGGTAATAACTTGTGTTATATGTTTTTCTAGCtcacctttcttcttcttcttcttctctgaggTTTTATGACAGCCATGCAGACTACAAATTGTGGTCCACAACTATAAACTGTAtttccgccacctactgtacggagTAGTGAACTGTGGGAAAAAATATTTCAGGAAAAaaactcaaataaataaataataacgcATCCCACTCCTTCAGTCACATACCGATCGATATCACATCCCTGCACAGGCTCAGGGGCCTGGGAGAGGGAACATTTGCGGCCAGTAGGCCTATTCCCTGCAATGTTTCAACCGTTCGTTCCTGAAACCCAAAAACATTTMTGCGCAGATTATCGGCGCGTTCCTCTTCCCAGGCGTTGCTGACGCATACCAGATGTTACAATGCCTGAATATGTAtttaagtatcagctaaccacaccaTATGTTATATCAATCTGGAGCCCGACGGCACAGTCGATGAGGCTAGTAGCGTAGCAAagtctatatttttttataactaacccaattTTTATAATTGACCAGAGCCTGTCGTTTcaaatgggagcaaattaatcatagtgggcagaacaagcaaggcgGTGGGCTGAGCCAAACACGAGCTAACGAggtcctattggcgcgttctagcatttatttgcatatttccgttagggaacgtcTACGCTGTGAARtgcgcgtgtgcaataactcaattcgcctttgcgctccttctaaacaatgccatttttacaaacaaagggtaaagtctacctTACAGATTCWAATTTTAGATACAGAAAACTGTGTgtagatcaaatgtttcatcaattAATTTGCAGAATGTCCGCCAAAATCCCATTTCGCcacatcttctcccactgcttgccactgggcttcctctcatcaccatatttggtaggtAGTTGAAATGCCAACCAGATGTTTCACATATttcatccggtgaaatatctggctcattgttgtATCTGTGATTATATCCTGTTTCTTGGACTTCTTGTTTGCCTGCTCACCCAGAGATAAAGTGGAAGAGAGACGCCCAACTCGGTGGaagatctctctccctccagcaggtggcggtTTTTCGTTGTTTCTCCctccaagcaaggagtttttgtatggaggtcaatgagtgtcgaatttggtcaacaaaaaaatKTAtggattcattttttatttaacMtttatttaactaggcaagtcagttaagaacaaattcttatttacaatgatggcctacaccgatcaaaccctaacccggacaattgtgcgctgcactatgagactcccaatcacgaccggttgtgatacagcctggagtcgaaccagggtcggtagtgacacctctagcactgagatacagtgccttagaccgctgcaccactcgggagccctatttTCTACGTGagatttatttgatcaaatagaaatgtcctaatttttttattgttaagagtgtactgatataaatAGGACACGTGTCATCCcgggcaactttgagaaaaaaacactttataacagttgtctcgagatggctatgcatattatGAAATGAGGCTAGTAACATAGCaactctctccattgaatacaagCGGTTGAGGTCAACAACCCTTATCGAATATTCAAATAattattacaataatgagatgtatttGGCACGCCTTACCATGCAACAACTTTTGTGTGTCGCTTAGTTATGGAGTCAAACGAGGTACAGTGGAGGAGGAGCTTTGTGGGCTTTGTAGTTCTAGCAGAGGGCAGACAGACCCCATGTCGTGCAATGACCATACAGTCATTTTAACCAGCATTACTTACATAACAGCATAGAGAGACAGCTAAAATAGGGGAAAGTATAGTATAGGTCTAGTACTGACAGAAGGTCAGATGTTACGGGTCTAGGATGATAGGTGGGATTCTCTATATCTTTTCAAAAAAGCCCAAATGCACCTAACATAACTAGCTAGCTCCTCGAATATCACATAGAGACATTATTTGATGGACTATGACACTGTCATATCATGTTTTTTA
Coding sequences within it:
- the LOC111951178 gene encoding uncharacterized protein; translation: MSLTMEASVSFLQYELASTIERAVRCAVETVLKETARVVGIKMTAARTAAAESHRENQSLRERLELSEGELNAVRYYMTAAENNIKQCLLLNPNHPRSGTLGPGTGSPSSMLNRGTTRVPKSFRASSTRSQFSKSLPSVGLCLPTVQHEWPRSSSSLRGIRTSSSTVSCSNPSQTSKAPQVEVESSPQHTEEDTEDQFYITDDGVVEKEYKVSASGSEDSRRIPHEQEGETVAAEVPHRTSITNFEFEMGPSHPAGNVNDLGLIQVLDEVQEVKGTVKIENDPELPSMLQSHLPESSQLPPQMPTHIDNHDGDNDGNFMGFVPPIVGDPVLIGAFEVRRESSDKVHRCNVCGRGFRRFYCLKTHQRIHTGERPYPCRYCEKRFRHLDSLHKHQRIHTGERPYRCAQCGCCFRELGQLKKHRLTHSPSPTTPHPSLSLLQAGPSYTWPHLHSQSPDS